Within Chelatococcus sp. HY11, the genomic segment CGTTCCAGCCGCCATAGGTGAGGAGAACGAAGATCATCGCCAGCCCCAGGGCGCCCGCGGAAGGCGACGCCGATTCCGTGACAGGGGGAGCGTCGCCGCCCCACAGAAAGGCGGCCAGGATAATAACCGCGATGCAGCCGAGTTCGAGGAACGTGACGGCGATCTGCAGCCGCTTGCTCTGCAACGTGCCAATCACGTTCAATCCCGTGACGGCGATAACGGCGAGCGCCGCATAGATCGCAACGCCGTGCGGGCCGAGCGGCAGCACTTGCGCAGCATAATCACCGAAAACGAAGGCGACGGCCGCGATGGCCCCGGTCTGAATGACCGAGCCCCGCGCCCATCCGAACAGCATGGCGACGGGGCGTCCATAGGCGCGCGAAAGGAAATGATACTCTCCGCCGGCATGGGGATGGGCGGCCGCAAGCTCGGCGTAGCACAACGCACCAATCAGCGTGACGATACCGCCGACGAGCCACACGGCGAGGAACGCGAACTCGGTATCGACATTTCCTGCCACAAGAGAGGGCGTACGAAATATGCCTATTCCAACAACAATTCCGACCAAGATTGTAACCGCATCGAATACAGTCAAGCTCTCCTGTGGCTCAGAGTGGCTCTTGGGCGGCATCAAAAATCCCTCTCCGTCGTCCAAATTCTGTCGCTCTCCTATCAATTGCGATTGGGAGCCCCTCCTCAAATCACCATTACGTCATTCGACTGTGATGGCAGATTCATACATTCACAGATCCGTTATCCAGCCGGGTGAATATACTTACGCTTGCGTTTATGGCGGTGGCCATAATCGGGCGCGATGAGCACCGTGCTGAGAAGATCCCCAGCCTCGATCTGTTCGGCCGTCGGAACGCTCTCACACCCACGATCGAGGCGACCTCTAAGAAGCTTGAAACAGAAGTGCGGAAGCCGCGAGGGGACATTGTCCCCACGCTGAGCAGACCGACCATCGGAATATGGTTTCGGAACGTTTCAATCGCCTGGAACGCGATATGGACAGGCTCGGCGAGCGTGTCGTCCTGCGTGGCGAGTTGAGCGGAGAAATGGCGCGCTCACGACGATCGCTTCGTCGACCTCCAGCGCCAGCTGGACGACCAGAACAGGCCTTTGGCAATACCCTCAGCCTGCGCGATGCCCTGCAACCGACGTAAAGGCGCATCGACTTTCTGGAGCGGCGCCCGCAAGGCTGACTGCGTTCCGCTGTTAGATAGTTCGGTCGTCGTGGTGAGGATGTTAAACCAAGGAAGCCAGGGGCTCCCTTGTTGTCAGCTGATCAAGCCTGCGATCCCACATGGTCTCGGAGGCCGTTTAGTGTGGTGATATCGGTTGAAGGTTGATATTTCCATTCCGCTGGGGTGGTGGGTCATTGACCTACCGCCTGCGTAATCAAGCCGGCCTTTCTGATATACTGTCAAAAGGCCGACTTCACATTTAAATCCAATGCCGTATCCAAGCCAATCGAATAACGATTACTCGATAATCTGAACCACGCGGCGGGTCCGCGGGTCGACCAGCACTGTACGATTGTTGATCACAGTATAGCGATAGTCACGCACACCGTACTCCGGTGGAACCTCATGATATACGATGCCGCCATCCGGTAGAACCGTACCAACTTGCAATTCGTCCTGGTAAGTGTAGGAGGGCACACGCTGGGTGACAACATACTGCTGGAAGCGCGGAGTACTATCGCCAATAATTCCGCCTACTAAGGCGCCACCAACGCCACCAACCACCGCACCAACAGGGCCGCCTACGACGGCGCCACCTACCGCTCCTGCTGCCGCTCCGCCTGCCGCACCGCCTTGCGCGCCTTGGGGATTTTGCGCCATCGCAAGGGTCGGAATGACGGTAAGCATCGCTACTAACGCTAGCCTCTTCATGGCTTAAACCTCCTGAATTTCTAACGCTGCATACAAACCGGCCCGAGAAGCATCCTGTTCCAACTGAGCAGTAAATACCCAACGATAGCCACAATTCAGCTGGCTTCCTGCCGCATGCTGCCTCCAAGATTTGTACTTCCGTAAAGGCCTCTGGAATTGAGGGAGAGCGCGGTACAATAATACTTTTCTTCCCCCCGCGATGTATTGAACCTTCGAGGCCGTCGATTGAATGCACAGTGGTTCGACCGTGGGTTTTTCCTAGATGGCTTTCCGCAGATTCGGGGTGATCGTAGCCATCTTTAAGCCCTATGAAGTAGCGGGCAATGAGAAGCCCCCCAATCGATCTTCTCGCTAGGGGACCGATGCCGGAGTAAGCGCAGTGCGTGCTCGATTCCACGCGGTTTCGGCTCCTGCCGGCCAAAATAGCCCCATCCCTGAATGCGCCTTGACGCTTATGTTTCTATTTTGTTCCATAAGAGCGGCTATGGGGGGAGCTATGATACTCGAATTCACCTGTGACGTGGCCGTCGCTACCGAAGAAGAGGTCACGTGAGGCTTCAACGCTGCGACGTCCGCGCCACCGCATGGGGACCATGAAGCCCAGCCGCGACAACGGCGAGCCCTGCTTCGCCCGCCTCATCGATCTGTACAATCCACCTGGACCGCCTAACACCCACAGGGATGGCGAAGCTGGGCGTCGTAGATGGGGGGCTGGCGGATGGCGAGTAGCGCTAATCAGCGTACCAGATGGGCTTACCCGGAACGCCCACTGAACAAAAAGTTGCAACGCCTGCTGTCAAGTTGCAACTTTTGGCTAATCCGGGCCTGCTGATTGAGAAACGTTGGCGACCCCGACAGGATTCGAACCTGTGACCCGCAGCTTAGAAGGCTGCTGCTCTATCCAGCTGAGCTACGGGGCCTTCAGTCGTTTTTCCGCGTCAGTGAGTCCAGGGCTGGACGCGGTTGAACTTGAAATTGTCGGAATAGGAGGACAGCCGCCGCTGCACGGGCTTCGGCTCCTCCACGCGATAGTGGATCGCATTCTTGTCCGCATAAGCCACAGCTTCCTCGCGTGTCGCGAAGAAGAGGCGCAGCTGCTGCTTCATATCGGTGCTGCTGGTCCACCCCATGAGGGGCTCAACCTCGCGCGGCCGGTCTGCATCATATTCCAGCACCCAGCGCTTCGTCTTGGCAACGCCAGACTGCATGGCATTCCGGGCCGGCTTGTAGATGCGCGCACTCATTCCTGCATTCCTGACATACCCACGCCCCCCTTGAGGAGGGTGTCTAGATCGCTTGCGAGGTGGTCGGGGCAGCAGGATTTGAACCTGCGACCCTCTGCTCCCAAAGCAGATGCGCTACCGGACTGCGCTATGCCCCGATCAATCTCACTTGACTGATTGCCTTAGAAAATCGGCCGGGGAAAGGCAAGCGCGGATTTAGAAAAACGTGAACATAGTGAGGGTAGAGGCGGTGGCTCGGGACGCAAAGTCTCGCAGCATGTTCGCGATATGTCCCAAGGGGCTGTGTCCTCAACATCTGAAAACGAAGGCACTATGCCGATAGCCGGCCTCACGCCTTTTTCACCGGGACTACGACCCGGCCATCAGCCGCGAGGGGCGCGCCAATGTTTTTTCCGGCCAAGGTCGAGGTCTTTCTCGGCACATAAGGCGCTTCCCGCTGTCATCGGGGCAACACAAGCCCCGCCGACATAGGGACGCAACCATTCCGTCAGCGGATCATCAACCCGCGACGGACGAGACTACATTCAGGATGGGCACCGTCCCGTCACCATGATCCAGGAGTACCGGAACGTTCGGGCACCGTCCCTATCGTCGCCACAGTCCTCCCAACCTGAGGTCTCGCGATGAGCGACGTCGCGCGTCATGAAATTCGGTTTGGCCGTATTGCCCCGATGATTCCAGTCAAAGATATCCGTAAAGCGCATGATTTTTATGTCGGCGTGCTTGGGTTCAGAAAGACCTTCGAGAATGGCAATCCCGTGGGTTTCATGATCCTGAAGCAGGGGCAGGCTGAGCTGCACCTGACCCTGCAACCCCATCACAAGGCCGCTCCATTCAACGTTGCGCATATGCTCGTCGATAATGTCGATGCGTTGCATCAAATCTGCCAGCAGCATGGACTGCGCATCATCAAGGGCCTGCAGGACAAGGATTATGGACTAAGAGCTTTTGTGTTCATGGACCCTGACGGGAACCGCATTGACGTCGGCCAGCCGATCTAGAAGCGGCTCAGCGAGCCGCCGGGCAACAAGCCGCATATAGCGGATAGGTTCATTCTAAGTCGCTATATGTGGCTTCTGCTCCCATGGCCGATGCCCGTCTCAACAGTCATGACAGGGCGCGCTGGGACAAAGGGTGACTGGCATATGCCCCACCGTGGACGCCTCGGGGGGAATTGAGCCGTCCACGGCAGGGCTGCTTGCTGGGCAGCGAGCAACCGCATTTCCGCCAGAAATTGCGGCTGGAAAGCGGCCGTCCTGTTACGAACAAGTTTCAACACATTAAGTTTTATGTCGATCGCTCACTGCTGAAGCTCCCTGTCATGACACCAGCGCGCACCCACGCCGAAAGTCTCCACCGGACAGCCGGAATGGCCATCGTCATTGCGGACATCCTGTCAGGCGGACAGCGGGCAGCGATCCCATCACAGACCGTCTAAGCATCGGACACGATTGAGCTTCGTGCGCCCAGGCTGTATGAAGAAGGAAAGCTCGGTCGTCTCGCGCGGGGACGTGACAATGATCAAATACACGATCGACGTTATTAATGAAGCGGGAGCGGAGCAAGCGCTGCTGGACCTTGTCCTGGCTGACTTTGCGACGGCATTTCAGGCTTGGTCGTCCGTCTTGACGGCGAATATTACTCTCAGCGTCAGGTTCGAGATATTGAATCAGACGATCAGTGGAAGATTTCAGGGCGGCCCAGCCTCTACTTTGAATATCGGCAAGAAAGATGGATTGACGGTCTGGGAAGGTGCCGCCTCCTACGAACTGAGAACCGGTCTTAATTCGGGCAAGGAATATGACATCCTGGTGCAGGCCAATATAAACCATCTCCGGGACGCAGTTTATTTCGGAAGCAACATAGAGCCGGATAAGGTAAGCGCGGTATCCACCATTGTCCACGAGCTGGGGCATGGCATCGGCTTCGTCGGCTGGCGCGACGACACCACAGGCCTTCTTCCCGGAGACTACCAGTCTCCTTTCGACTCCCATATCATCATGAAAGATGACCTTCCGTATTTTGATGGTGTGAATGCCATCAAGGCCTATGGAGGGCTTGTGCCGCTGACCCAGGGGAATCTTTTCCACCTCGGAAACTCTGCGCCGAAGCCAGGAGCGGACTTGGTTGACGACCTGATGAATGGCGTCGTCTTCAAATTTGCAACTGACTACCCGATCAGTGACCTTGATCTAGCGATCTTGGCTGACCTCGGTATTGGGACACGCAATTCCGACATTCTCGCCGCACCTCTGTCCGGGCAAATGCTCAATGCGGGAGCAGGATTTGACACCATCACCTTTGACGCGGGAAGCGTCGATTACACGTTCTCGTACATTGAAGACACTCTCGCAGTCAGCGGGCAAAGCGCGCCCTATAGCGCGACTATCGCGGGTGCTGAGCGGATTACTTTCACAGATCGCATTTTGGCGCTCGATATCGACGGACATGCGGGACAATCTTATCGCATCTACAAAGCCGCGCTGGATCGTTCGCCCGATGCGGCTGGCCTGACATTCTGGACGGCCGCGATGGACGATGGGATGAGCCTGACCGATTTGGCTTATTCGTTTGTTTCATCCCCCGAGTTTGTTGCCCGCTACGGTCAAAAACCAACCAACGAACGCTATGTTCAGCTTCTTTATGAAAATATACTCGGTCGCCAGACGGACGAGGCAGGGTATGATTTTTGGGTCGGAGCTATGGATGACGGACTAACTATGGAAGATCTCCTTCTCGGCTTCTCGGAGAGCTTGGAAGGCAAGGCTGTTGTCATTGGCGAGATCTCAAACGGCATCTGGCTGAATGCTCAAATCGCTTGATTGGGTTTAAAGCGTAAGCGGTGTTTCCGGGCCATCTTTCGGGAGTGATCGCGATCTGTGAGGTTGCCGGTCCTGTATTGGATCGGAGATAGATTTGTGTCTGGACTTGACCTTACGCTTGACCCGGAGCGGCAGCCTCGGCGTTTCGAGGTGATCAACGGTGCTGGCGGCCGGCGTCACTGGTCGATGGATGACAAGGCGAGGATCGTCGCGGAGACGCTGGAGCCGACCGCAATCATTTCCGAAGTTGCCCGGCGTTATGGTCTCAGGCCGCAGCAGGTGTTCGCCTGGCGGCGCGAAGCGCGCAAACAGGCCGCTTCGGTGCAGCAGGAATCCCTGGCCTTCGTATCCGCGGTGGTGACAGCCCCGCCTCGGGGATCCGCGCCGAAGCGTCCTGGACAGCCGCGGAGGCGCAAGAGTATCCGCGACGTTGGGATGATCGAGCTGGAGATAGACGGCATTGCCATGCGGGTTGGCCGAGGCGCCGACGCCAAGACGGTTGCGGCGGTGATCCGTGCGCTGAAGGCAACCTCGTGATCGGGCCGACGGGCGCCGTCAAGGTCATGGTGGCGACGAAGCCGGTAGACTTCCGCAAGGGGGCGGAGGGGCTGGCTGCGTTGGTGCGCGAGACGATGGGCGCCGACCCGTTCAGCGGTGCGGTGTATGTGTTTCGTGCCAAGCGCACGGATCGGATCAAGCTGATCTTCTGGGACGGTACCGGCGTCTGCCTCTATGCAAAGCGGCTGGAAGACGGGGAGTTCCGCTGGCCAAAGGTGCAGGATGGCGTGATGCGCCTGACGGCCGCGCAGTTGTCGGCGCTGCTTGAGGGGCTCGATTGGCGGCGGGTCCATGAAGCCCGCCAGACAAGCGTTCCCACGCAGGCGAGTTGATCCGCGACGAAGTGAATCAGCCTCGATTCCGCTGTCGCCCGGAGCCGGCGAATATGGTCTGCTCCCGTCATGGCGATGACGGCGGACCAGCTTCCCGACGATCCGGATGTGCTGAAGGCGATGGTCCTGGCGCGCGATGTCGAGAACGCTCGCCTGACCCAGATCATCAAGGAATTGCAGCGCCACCGCTTCGGTCGTCGGGCCGAGAGCCTGCCTGAGGATCAACTCCTTCTTGGCCTCGAGGAAGCAGAGCAGATCGAAGCAGCGGGCGAGGAAGAAGCCGAACACGCTGATCCGGCTATCCGCAGGGAACGCGCTGCGAAGCGGCGGGCGAACCGTGGCGCGCTGCCGCCGCATCTGCCACGCATCGAGATGGTCGTCGACATCGAGGACCATGCCTGCCCATGCTGCCGCAACGACCTTCATCGGATCGGCGAAGACGTCAGCGAGCGGCTCGATATCGTGCCGGCGCAATTGCGCGTGATCGTCGTGCGTCGACCCAAATATGCGTGTCGTGCCTGCGATGACGTGGTCGTGCAGGCTCCGGCGCCTGCCCGGCTGATCGAAGGCGGTCTGCCGACCGAGGCGACGGTCGCGCAGGTTCTGGTCTCCAAATATGCCGATCATTTGCCGCTCTATCGTCAGGCGCAGATCTATGCTCGGCAGGGTATCAACCTCGACCGTTCCACGCTCGCCGACTGGGTCGGCCGCGCCGCCTGGCACCTGCGTCCGGTCCACGAGCGGCTGTTGGAGAAGCTGAAGGCCTCGCCGAAGCTCTTTGCCGACGAGACCACGGCGCCGGTGCTGGATCCCGGCCGCGGCAAGACCAAGACCGGGCAGCTCTGGGCCTACGCTCGCGATGACCGACCATGGAACGGGAGCGACCCGCCGGGCGTCGCCTATGTCTATGCGCCGGACCGAAAGGCGGAGCGACCGATCGCTCATCTCGCGGGCTTTACCGGCATCCTGCAGGTCGACGGCTATGGCGGCTATCGCGTGCTGGCCGGGAAGAGCGGCGCAACGCTCGCCTTCTGCTGGGCACACGTACGCCGGCGCTTCTACGAGCTCGCGGCCGCCAGCCCGGCGCCCATCGCCAGCGAGGCGCTCCGGCGCATCGCAGAGATCTATCGCGTCGAGAACGACATCCGCGGCCAGTCGGCAGGCGAACGTCGCACCGCGCGCCAGGAAAGGAGTCGGCCGCTCCTGGCCGAACTCGAGCCATGGCTGCACGAGAAGCTCAGCCTGATCAGCCAGAAGACCAAACTCGCCGAGGCAATCCGCTATACGCTCTCACGCTGGGAGGGGCTCACCCGCTTCCTGGACGACGGACGTATCGAGATCGACTCCAATACCGTCGAGCGGTCGATCCGACCGATTGCGCTCAACCGCAAGAACGCTCTCTTCGCGGGCTCTGACGGTGGCGCCGAGCATTGGGCTGTCGTCGCTTCTCTCATTGAAACCTGCAAGCTCAACGACGTCGAACCGCTCCGCTACATCGCCGACGTGCTCGCAAGGATCGTCAACGGCCATCCAAACAGCCAAATCGACGATCTCCTGCCTTGGGCCTATATCGCCGCTTCCGAGATCAAGGCCGTGGCCTGAGAACACCGCTTACTTTAAAGCGGAGCCCAGTGCCGTGAAGATGGGTGCGCCGAAAGAAAAACCCGCACCAACATGTGGAGCGGGCTTAAGTCCATGGCTATTATGTCCAGATAACGCTTTACGAGCCTGATCGTTCCGCCGCCTCATCCTTCGAGATAAGCGAGACTTCACTCGATCCGTCAACGGCACTACGATCGAGCCATACGTCGTCTCGCGATGAGCGAGCCTTGTCCCTCTTAGGACTGGCGCCCCATTTTCAGAACCATCCTGATCGTCAGCCCGACGCAAAACAGCAGCAGCGCAGCAGCGAAGGCAATCATAGACCAAAAGCCGGTCGGGTCATGCGCCTCGTTATAAATATGCGGAGGGGCATGCCGCGAATAATTGATGAACACGCCGGTCAACAATCCTTTGAGGATCTGCCAGCCGAGAAAGCCAATGCAGACGACGAAGAAACCAACCGCTGCCCATTGCTGCCCCCGGCTGCGTTGTTCAAATGGAATCCGGCGCGATGACGATTTGTACATACTTAGCCTTACCTGCTTATCTTCCCTAGCAAACGCATCGCGCTCTCGTCCAGCTTCGATACCCGAGACCTCTCGGTATCGAAATCTCCTTCCCGCGCCATTCTTCATGAATGGCGTGCCAGCCTGCAAAAACCGGATCGCCGTTAATGCGGCCTGCTTTGCCGCGGCCTGGAGAGCCGCGGCAGGGTATTGCGAGGCGCAAGCCGGTTGGCTCAGCCCTCCTCTTCCTCGAATATCCAGATCTGTCCGCTTGGCTGGCTGGGGCCGTCGCTATCCGTCAAGCCGAGGAAGGCGGGGATGCGGCGCTTCTGCGCGTCGCTCAGCGCCTCGACGAGCGGCTTGGCTGCTGCGACAAGAGCCTTGATATCCTTCGCGCGCGCTTCTTCGGAATCGGCGATCGCGCTCAGAACATCAAGGAAATGGCTCGGCGGCGCGGAGGTGATGCGCGCCTTGCGCCGCTCAGCCGATGTCTTCGCGATATCCCGAATGGCATTTTCCACCGCGGGCCAGAGGTTTTCCTGCTCGGGTGTCAATTCGATGACAGCCTTCAAGGCCGCTAGCCTCGCGTTCAGAACAGCTTTCGCGTCAGCATCGGAATAGCCCGGGATGACCGTGGTGGAGACCGGAGGAGAGCTTGGCTGCTGTGCTTGCGCCATGCTCACGGAAGCCAGGCCCAGGGTGACCGCAGTTGCTAGGATAGGGACGAAACGCTTCATCAGGATATTCCTAACGGAAAAATGAACGCGGGCCTCGCCGGCATCCGCGCAACGCCAATGACGATCTCGAGGTGCTTATTTCCAGCCACCGCCCGGCAGAGGCCCATGGTAGGGCGTATCGCGGCAATGGCCCCATGGCCCGCGCCAGAAACCGGGCGGGCAACCATTCCCGCCAACAACCACGCCGCCCGCCGGGCCGGCCCAGCCACCACCTGGAAGCGGACCTTGATAGGGAGTGTCGCGACAACCGCCCCAAGGGCCGCGCCAGCGGCCCCATCCGCAACCTTCCGCCACAGGCGCCACGTCCTGCACGCGCTCAAGAGCCGGCATCGCGGGTAATGCTTGCGCGGGCATCGCCGCCGGGGCGAGCAAAGCTGCGCCCGCAACCAAACCCAACCATAGTCTACGCATGGAAAACCTCGTATGAAGGGGGATGCGCCACACTATGGGGGTAATAAACTACCGGTTCAAGCAGAGACGCCGGAAGCTTGGCTGGAAAATTTGAACCTTATCCACTTGTCCTGTTCGAGCCTTCCATCAGAGCATAATTTTACGCGCCATCCATGTGATGGTGGATCGGCGCCTCGTGAAGATTAATCACCTTAGAATTCTTACAGAAAAATAAGCAGACCATGATAGACTTCTCTCGTCCGAGAAAACATCCGGTCTGCGGCTTGGCGCCTTGCCAGCGCCAGGCAGCATGCAGGCATCGTTTCATGATTGGACTTTTGCCCTCACACAGGTCAGATTGGCGGGCGAAGGCG encodes:
- a CDS encoding DUF1236 domain-containing protein, translated to MKRLALVAMLTVIPTLAMAQNPQGAQGGAAGGAAAGAVGGAVVGGPVGAVVGGVGGALVGGIIGDSTPRFQQYVVTQRVPSYTYQDELQVGTVLPDGGIVYHEVPPEYGVRDYRYTVINNRTVLVDPRTRRVVQIIE
- a CDS encoding ETC complex I subunit, which encodes MSARIYKPARNAMQSGVAKTKRWVLEYDADRPREVEPLMGWTSSTDMKQQLRLFFATREEAVAYADKNAIHYRVEEPKPVQRRLSSYSDNFKFNRVQPWTH
- a CDS encoding glyoxalase superfamily protein, with amino-acid sequence MSDVARHEIRFGRIAPMIPVKDIRKAHDFYVGVLGFRKTFENGNPVGFMILKQGQAELHLTLQPHHKAAPFNVAHMLVDNVDALHQICQQHGLRIIKGLQDKDYGLRAFVFMDPDGNRIDVGQPI
- a CDS encoding DUF4214 domain-containing protein; amino-acid sequence: MIKYTIDVINEAGAEQALLDLVLADFATAFQAWSSVLTANITLSVRFEILNQTISGRFQGGPASTLNIGKKDGLTVWEGAASYELRTGLNSGKEYDILVQANINHLRDAVYFGSNIEPDKVSAVSTIVHELGHGIGFVGWRDDTTGLLPGDYQSPFDSHIIMKDDLPYFDGVNAIKAYGGLVPLTQGNLFHLGNSAPKPGADLVDDLMNGVVFKFATDYPISDLDLAILADLGIGTRNSDILAAPLSGQMLNAGAGFDTITFDAGSVDYTFSYIEDTLAVSGQSAPYSATIAGAERITFTDRILALDIDGHAGQSYRIYKAALDRSPDAAGLTFWTAAMDDGMSLTDLAYSFVSSPEFVARYGQKPTNERYVQLLYENILGRQTDEAGYDFWVGAMDDGLTMEDLLLGFSESLEGKAVVIGEISNGIWLNAQIA
- the tnpB gene encoding IS66 family insertion sequence element accessory protein TnpB (TnpB, as the term is used for proteins encoded by IS66 family insertion elements, is considered an accessory protein, since TnpC, encoded by a neighboring gene, is a DDE family transposase.), whose product is MIGPTGAVKVMVATKPVDFRKGAEGLAALVRETMGADPFSGAVYVFRAKRTDRIKLIFWDGTGVCLYAKRLEDGEFRWPKVQDGVMRLTAAQLSALLEGLDWRRVHEARQTSVPTQAS
- a CDS encoding IS66 family transposase; its protein translation is MAMTADQLPDDPDVLKAMVLARDVENARLTQIIKELQRHRFGRRAESLPEDQLLLGLEEAEQIEAAGEEEAEHADPAIRRERAAKRRANRGALPPHLPRIEMVVDIEDHACPCCRNDLHRIGEDVSERLDIVPAQLRVIVVRRPKYACRACDDVVVQAPAPARLIEGGLPTEATVAQVLVSKYADHLPLYRQAQIYARQGINLDRSTLADWVGRAAWHLRPVHERLLEKLKASPKLFADETTAPVLDPGRGKTKTGQLWAYARDDRPWNGSDPPGVAYVYAPDRKAERPIAHLAGFTGILQVDGYGGYRVLAGKSGATLAFCWAHVRRRFYELAAASPAPIASEALRRIAEIYRVENDIRGQSAGERRTARQERSRPLLAELEPWLHEKLSLISQKTKLAEAIRYTLSRWEGLTRFLDDGRIEIDSNTVERSIRPIALNRKNALFAGSDGGAEHWAVVASLIETCKLNDVEPLRYIADVLARIVNGHPNSQIDDLLPWAYIAASEIKAVA
- a CDS encoding Spy/CpxP family protein refolding chaperone; its protein translation is MKRFVPILATAVTLGLASVSMAQAQQPSSPPVSTTVIPGYSDADAKAVLNARLAALKAVIELTPEQENLWPAVENAIRDIAKTSAERRKARITSAPPSHFLDVLSAIADSEEARAKDIKALVAAAKPLVEALSDAQKRRIPAFLGLTDSDGPSQPSGQIWIFEEEEG